The following proteins are co-located in the Haloterrigena turkmenica DSM 5511 genome:
- a CDS encoding oligopeptide/dipeptide ABC transporter ATP-binding protein — MSAEPLVSLEDVKVHFTNERLLNFGDSETVRAVDGVSLDIEENDVISLIGESGCGKTTLGKTAIGLQRPTGGSVKYRGEDIWAIRDGDADTDTEWEDVRTSLQIIHQDPGASLNPNRRIISILSEPLRQVNPELSRSEKRSRIYSLLERVGMNPPADFAERYPHQLSGGEQQRVALCRALLMNPDVILADEAISALDVSLRVEMMDLMLDLQNEFDTSYIFISHDLSNARYFSAHGGGKIGVMYLGELVEIGPAEDMIDDPQHPYTNVLRWATPDLALRETGELPMRKIDVPDPVDPPSGCRFHTRCPKATEACRQETPPGYRHGEQTVACFREDENHEYWDSPELTD, encoded by the coding sequence ATGAGTGCCGAACCACTCGTCTCGCTCGAAGACGTCAAGGTTCACTTCACCAACGAAAGACTGCTGAACTTCGGTGACTCTGAGACGGTCCGCGCGGTCGACGGCGTGTCGCTTGACATCGAGGAGAACGACGTCATCTCGCTCATCGGAGAGAGCGGCTGTGGCAAGACGACGCTCGGGAAGACGGCGATCGGCCTCCAGCGGCCCACAGGCGGGTCGGTGAAGTACCGTGGCGAAGACATCTGGGCCATCCGCGACGGCGACGCCGACACCGACACGGAGTGGGAGGACGTTCGGACATCGCTTCAGATCATCCACCAGGATCCCGGCGCCTCGCTCAACCCCAATCGGCGGATCATCTCGATCCTGTCCGAACCGCTTCGACAGGTCAATCCGGAACTCAGCCGTTCGGAAAAGCGAAGCCGAATCTACTCGCTGTTGGAGCGGGTCGGCATGAACCCGCCTGCGGACTTCGCGGAGCGCTACCCGCACCAGTTGTCGGGCGGCGAACAGCAACGCGTCGCGCTGTGTCGCGCGCTACTGATGAATCCCGACGTTATTCTCGCCGACGAGGCGATCAGCGCGCTGGACGTGTCCTTGCGCGTCGAGATGATGGACCTCATGCTCGATCTGCAGAACGAGTTCGACACGTCCTATATCTTCATCTCCCACGACCTCTCGAACGCGCGGTACTTCTCCGCCCACGGCGGCGGGAAGATCGGCGTAATGTATCTCGGCGAACTCGTTGAGATCGGACCCGCCGAGGACATGATCGACGATCCCCAGCACCCCTACACAAACGTGCTGCGCTGGGCGACTCCCGATCTGGCGCTGCGCGAGACCGGCGAGCTGCCCATGCGAAAGATCGATGTCCCCGATCCGGTGGACCCGCCGAGCGGCTGCCGATTCCACACGCGTTGTCCGAAGGCAACTGAGGCCTGCCGTCAGGAGACGCCGCCCGGGTACCGACACGGGGAACAGACAGTCGCCTGCTTCCGCGAAGACGAGAACCACGAGTACTGGGATAGCCCCGAACTCACAGACTAA